From Natrinema sp. CBA1119:
CAATACTAAGTTCGATCCGGCAGCGGTCGCTCGACGCATCGCCGAGAACGATGCAGCCGATCTCTTCGTCCTCGACGTCAGGAACGAAGACGACTACGAGGAGTGGCGGATCGACGGAAGCACGAACGTCCCGATCTACGACGAACTGCTGGAATACGACTACTCGACGTTGGAGGGGCACCTAGACGAGCTCCCGAAAGACACGGAAATCGCGGTCGTCTGCGTCGCCGGCATCACGTCGGCGCGGGCCGCGGAGTTCCTCCGCGAGCACGGATTCGACGCGAAATCGGTCGACGAGGGCATGAACGGCTGGGGTCGCGTCCACCGCCAGTACGACGTCGACGCCACCGACGGCGTCGTTCAAATCGTCCGTCCCGGTACGGGCTGCGTCTCGTACCTCGCCCACGACGGCGAGGAGGCCGTCGTCGTGGATCCGAGCCAGTACGTCGATCGGTATCTGAACGCGGCCGACGAGCGCGACCTCGAGATCGTCGGCGTCGCGGACAGCCACGCCCACGCCGACCACGTCTCGGGCGCTCGTCGGCTCGCCGGCGAACTCGACGTCCCATACTACCTCCACGGGGACGACGCCGGCGACCTCGAGGACGTCACGGAACTCGCGGACGGCGAGACGATTTCCGTCGGCGACCGCGACCTCGAAGTGCTCCACACACCCGGACACACGCCCGGCAGCGTCTCGTTCCGGTTCGGCGACGCGCTGCTGTCCGGTGACACGCTGTTCCTCCGCAGCGTCGGCCGCCCCGACCTCGAGGATAGCTCGGAAGACGCCGTCCGCGAGGCCGCCAGCCGGCTATTCGATAGCCTCGAGCGACTGACGGCCCTCGAGGACGAAACCGTCGTCCTTCCGGGTCACTTCAGCGACGAGTCGATTCGTCCGCTGGCGACCGAACTCGGCGACCTCCGGGCGGAGACGACCAACGAACTCCTGAGTTACGTCGAGGACGACGACGAGGAAGCGTTCGTCGAGACGATCGTCGAGAGCCTCACGGACGAACCGGCAAACTACAACGAGATCAAGCAG
This genomic window contains:
- a CDS encoding MBL fold metallo-hydrolase, encoding MSNTKFDPAAVARRIAENDAADLFVLDVRNEDDYEEWRIDGSTNVPIYDELLEYDYSTLEGHLDELPKDTEIAVVCVAGITSARAAEFLREHGFDAKSVDEGMNGWGRVHRQYDVDATDGVVQIVRPGTGCVSYLAHDGEEAVVVDPSQYVDRYLNAADERDLEIVGVADSHAHADHVSGARRLAGELDVPYYLHGDDAGDLEDVTELADGETISVGDRDLEVLHTPGHTPGSVSFRFGDALLSGDTLFLRSVGRPDLEDSSEDAVREAASRLFDSLERLTALEDETVVLPGHFSDESIRPLATELGDLRAETTNELLSYVEDDDEEAFVETIVESLTDEPANYNEIKQINWGREQPGGDVEALELGPNNCAAN